ATTATGCGCCAGCTGCATGCCAGGCTTGTCCCAACACCTCAACATCCTATTTCATTAACTCGCAGGCAGCTGGCAATTTTACAGTCGCCATTTGAAAGAGACATCTGAGGCACATGAGGTCACGCCCTGGAGGGGTGCTGGCCATGTTTCCTCAGCTGGCTGAGTGTGCTGGGCTGTGCCTAGAGAGCTGGACCCCCAAAGCTCTTCTGGTAACCTTGGTGGCTATCCCACTCACTTCTGCTCACTCCTTTCTCACCTGCCTCCAGGTGCTCCCCGCATCCTGGCTCTGACTCGCGTGTGCTGCTCTCCTAAGGCCTGCGGATACGCCCTTGGTTTCTTCCGCTGGGCTCCTGATTCTCCCAGAGAGAATCAAGGCCCAGATCCGCCTCCCTCTTCTTGCTGCTTTGCACGGCCTTGGGAGGCCTGCCTGGCCTTGGATGGCCCTCAGCCCAGCCGAGGGGAAGGGTGGGAGGCCCAGGCAGAAGAGGCTGTATCTGCCCGGGTCCAGCGTCCAAGCCGATGCTGCTCTGGATGCCCCTGGTCTCGGCCACTCCCACCCCCTGCATTGTTGACCAATAGCCTGGTCTGACGCTGAAGCAGAAGAATTTCCATTCAGTTGGGACTTCGGGACGGGGGTGGCTTCTCTGCCAGTAAGTGATGCTCTCGGCTACCGAAAGGCCTCACGTTCCGGCCCCACTAAGCCTGGGGTGGCCACCACGTGACAGCACCAGAGACACGTGTCTTCCGGGGCCGTTTCTGAGCTGGGCGGCTGGCAAGTTTGTTTCTCCATGTCCcctggggcaagggcaggggtAAGGGCAGTGATAATGAGCTGGGGTTCTGGCCTTGCTTTGCGGAGTGTGGTCCCTGCTGCCCGGCCCGATATGGCACGAACAGCTGGAAAAACTGACCATGTGGCTTGACTATGTCAGAGGATTGCTCTCTTTTTCCTCAGCATAATTTTTCCATGAATAATCTTTAAAGCTCTTTAAGTGGCTGTTTCTTTAgcagttttattggaacatatgAGAACTGAGTCTCTGTGGGGAACGAGATAtcgtgttgaaaaaaaaaatctggttttcaTTACATTTCTCTCAAGAAACCAACAGGCTGCCCAACAGACCACTCATTGAttggaaaagagcacagagcCTTCTAACAACGGCTTTGCGGTAGGCGGGAGTCGGGATGATGAATGGTCCTAAGAACCCAGGCTCTAGAGGCAGACGGACATGGGCTCCGGTGTTATCGGCCACTTGCaggctgagtgaccttgggcaagtcacctggCACCTCTGCGCCTCATTCTACGTCTGCAAAACAGGAACAGTGGCCCGACCtggcaggctccctgtgaagaGGAAATGACAcagcatccctccctccttcctgtaGCAAGTGTTTTCTGACCCAGAGCCAGCCCTGAGCCATGTGCTGGTCAGCCACATTGGATTAGGGAGCTCGTGTTCTGCTTTCATGGGGTTTACAGTCAAGTGGGGGAGAAAGACAAGCATGCAGGTCATTGCACCCGGGAGGGACACATGCTTTGacaggcagaaagaagaaaacagatatgATAATAGCAGTGACTACACCAATAGGACACAAGCCTGGCTCGGAAGAAAGGTAACAGGTACGTTCCCAGCAGTCACTACACCAGTGGTATGACGGCCATGTCGATGACGGTGGTGGTAACCGTAGCAGCTGACCTCTGCACATCTACGGGGGCCAGAAACTCTGCTCAAGTCTTCGCATGGGTGCAAGAACACGGCCTCCCAGGCCTGGTTGTAATCTCGACGCCACCATGTGGGATCTGAGGTTAGAAGGATTAAGGAGCTTCCCTGGGCAAGCAGCTGGTGAGCAGCAGAGCCGTGAGCCGTGCATCCGAGAACACGGAAAGGTCGGAGAGGAGCTGGCGGGTCTGACATCCAGGCTGGCCCAAGCCGACGCCGTGGCGTATGCAGACGCAGCAGCAAAAGAGCAAAGACCCCGAGATGACAGAAAACAGAAGCTACTAGAGAAACTgcagggagccagccaggcagaaGAGCGGAGGGCGGGGACtgtgcttggggtgggggtggggggtggtggccAGAGTGGCAGGGCCATGGGAGGAGGTTAGAGTCTACTGAGAGGAAGGTGGAGAGATTTTTAGCAGGAGTGGTGATGTGCTCAGATTTGCACCCTACACAGCACACTCTGGCTAAAAAAGCacatggagggcgcctgggtggctcagtgggttaagccactgccttcggctcaggtcatgatcccagggtcctgggatcgagtcccgcatggggctctctgctcagcagggagcctgcttctccccctcccctctctgcctgcctctgcctacttctgatctgtatgtcaaataaataaataaaatcttaaaaaaaaaaaaaaaaaaagcaagcacatGGATGGGGCCAGAATGACAGGCCGGGAAGGAGAGATGAGGATGACAGGTGGGTAGGAGGTGGACCAGCAGGGGTGCGGCAGGAGGGGGGCTCAGGGCAGCCTCGGTGGAGGCTGCTGCTGTTCACTTGGGAAGCAGGCCTGTGGGGCTGATGAGAAGTTCAGACTGGGAATGATGTCTGGAGCCCACTGGGTGTGGCGTTCAGGAGACAGATGGCACCGGGGACAGATGCATGCAGACACGGGTGTGTGGAGCCCCAGGAGTGGGCAAAGTTGTCCAGAGTTGTAAACTCAGTGAGAACTGTGACAGAACCAGTGTCTTTGGGATGAGAAGAAGGGACAGGCTGAAAAGGACCCTGTGTAGATCCAGGGTCAACAGAACAAGTATCTGAGACAAGCGTCATTTTAGATGCATGAAGAGAATGACCTTGGGCTTCacttgtgattctttttttttttttttagaataacaaaaaatattttactaaaacaTAAGATTTACAGAAGTTTCCAGACAAGCCATACAAAATGGTCACAAGCTTTTTCTTGAAGGAAGGATTCTACACTTGACAGCAAAGTCACAATGTTATTAGTGAGGGCTGTGATGTTTGTTTAATGTTCCCATTTTGGTTCAAACAATCAAGCTTGTCCATCTACAGCGTCTAAATAAAGTTAGACTTGGCTAGAGAGCATATTCTAAAGAACTGGTTAGCTGCTTTTAACCAATGCAATTAGATCACcataaaaagggggaaaggagcccataaaattgaaataaaactacctctccccctcaaaaaagtaataaagaaaaacaccCACACCCCTGCAGCTAACCCTGACAACTACCTTCATTCACAGTGCTTAACCATGATGggagaaatgaataaaagcagAGAAGGGCTGCTGCTTTTAAATGTTTCACAACAATCCAGATGGTACTTCTAGCCTCTGCTCATGCTTTACAACAGTGAATCAGGACAAGACATAGATTTGCTAATGTGCATTTAATCACCAAAGGACTGAAGATGTCTGGGCTTTTATTCTGTAATGTTTCTAAGACTGTGTCCattaaatgcaaacaaaaaaggaaggtgTCTTGGCAGAACAGGATAAGTGATGCACACTTGATGATCAGATcgattttaaatattattcatgGCATATAGCCTAGTCCATGCTCTAGCTGTTTCTATGGCTTGGGCCTCGTTGGTCTTCCACTGCTCTGCTACATCGTTTGCTAACGGATCATCCGGATTGGGAGCACTTAACAAAGCCTGGATCGATAGCAGAACTGTGCGGATCTGCAGTGCTGGGGACCACTTATCTTTCAAAATATCTAAACATATTCTTCCCGACTTGTCTACATTAGGATGATAAATTTTGGTCATGAAACGTACTTTAGGGGCTGCCATCGGGTATTCTTCTGGTAGGAATAGTTCAAGCTTAAAAGTCCCTCCCTCAAAGGGGGAATCCTGGGGGCCAGCAATGACCACATGAAAATAACGGGCGTTGCTCTCATCTGGTTCTGCTTTAATGCCAGGAACTGGTTCTGCCAGCAAACGCTGGGTTTCCTTGATAATCCTGCGGGGCAGCCCGGCCATCTTGTCAGATCCCGAGTTCGGCCTCTGGTCTCGACTCTGGCTCCGCTCGCCTCACGCACGAGTGGAAGTCCC
Above is a window of Meles meles chromosome 11, mMelMel3.1 paternal haplotype, whole genome shotgun sequence DNA encoding:
- the LOC123952817 gene encoding ubiquitin-conjugating enzyme E2 N, with the protein product MAGLPRRIIKETQRLLAEPVPGIKAEPDESNARYFHVVIAGPQDSPFEGGTFKLELFLPEEYPMAAPKVRFMTKIYHPNVDKSGRICLDILKDKWSPALQIRTVLLSIQALLSAPNPDDPLANDVAEQWKTNEAQAIETARAWTRLYAMNNI